From the endosymbiont of Bathymodiolus septemdierum str. Myojin knoll genome, one window contains:
- a CDS encoding phage integrase N-terminal SAM-like domain-containing protein: MITENKPIIQQMREVMRRMNYAYKTENTYCDWVKRFIKFSGMQSRKSKG, from the coding sequence ATGATAACAGAAAACAAGCCGATTATTCAACAAATGCGAGAAGTAATGCGACGGATGAATTATGCTTACAAAACTGAGAATACTTATTGCGATTGGGTAAAGCGCTTTATTAAATTTTCAGGCATGCAGAGCAGAAAATCAAAGGGTTAA
- a CDS encoding anthranilate phosphoribosyltransferase, giving the protein MNSQALLKSIIQRIATGPDLSKDIVFEEARDGMQAILRGEIDDVQSAIFLIALRMKRETMEENEGILAAILAESDKQQVNVDDLVDLGDPYSGYNRSIPVSSFLPPVLAELGLPTVIHALDSVSPKFGLTHRHINQALGLSLDHSTAEAKSRLENKAIGWSYIDQASYCSGLHDLVSLRDRVIKRTVINTVETLIGPLRGKSTHSILGYVHKPYPPIYAHLVNASGMNTALLVRGVEGGVIPSLRQKGLMVSYNGIEEKDRVDIEPKSLGIKQEMRAISLPKGLNVENDIEALAEYTVSLGKAALSGEQGMFYDGLVLASSLILWHTKKADSLIEAAQMTREVLDSGKALNRL; this is encoded by the coding sequence ATGAATTCACAAGCGCTTTTAAAATCCATTATTCAACGCATTGCAACAGGTCCAGATCTAAGTAAAGATATTGTTTTTGAAGAGGCTAGAGATGGTATGCAAGCCATTTTGCGTGGTGAGATTGACGATGTACAATCAGCGATTTTCTTGATTGCTTTGCGCATGAAACGCGAAACAATGGAAGAAAACGAAGGCATTTTGGCAGCTATTCTTGCAGAAAGCGACAAACAACAGGTTAATGTTGATGATTTGGTGGACTTGGGTGACCCGTATAGTGGCTATAACCGCTCTATTCCTGTATCGTCATTCCTTCCGCCAGTATTGGCTGAGCTGGGTTTGCCAACAGTTATTCACGCATTAGATAGCGTATCACCAAAATTTGGATTGACGCATCGTCATATTAATCAGGCACTAGGTTTGAGCCTTGACCATTCAACTGCTGAGGCGAAAAGTAGACTGGAAAATAAGGCAATTGGTTGGAGTTATATTGATCAAGCCAGTTATTGTAGTGGTTTACACGATTTGGTTTCCTTGCGTGACCGTGTTATTAAGCGCACAGTGATTAATACCGTAGAAACATTAATTGGACCTTTAAGGGGTAAATCTACACATTCAATTTTGGGCTATGTGCACAAACCTTATCCACCGATTTACGCACACCTGGTTAATGCATCGGGTATGAATACTGCACTTTTAGTGCGCGGTGTTGAGGGCGGTGTAATTCCTTCTTTGCGACAAAAAGGTTTAATGGTGTCCTATAATGGCATTGAAGAAAAAGACCGTGTGGATATTGAGCCCAAATCTTTGGGTATTAAACAAGAAATGCGCGCGATATCCCTGCCCAAAGGTTTGAATGTTGAAAACGATATTGAGGCGTTAGCAGAATATACCGTTTCACTCGGCAAGGCAGCGCTATCAGGGGAGCAGGGTATGTTTTATGATGGCTTAGTTTTGGCCAGTAGTTTAATTCTTTGGCATACCAAAAAAGCCGATTCGTTAATTGAAGCTGCGCAAATGACAAGGGAAGTTTTGGATTCGGGTAAAGCGTTAAATCGTTTATAA
- a CDS encoding thiopurine S-methyltransferase translates to MTDWIQRWKDGETGWHKDTPNDKLVKFIDCLQLERAATVLVPLCGKSQDMVYLLEQGYKVIGVELSEVAVTAFFQENAMPYTVQEANNFTVYNARNIRIFCGDFFNLDSGHLGMTSALYDRGALIALPEDLRVKYAQHLYDIIPSGCRILLLTLNYPQSQISGPPFAVDEAEVKSLFEWFECQQLECFNDIKNEPKYLHAGVDFIERATYCLHKEE, encoded by the coding sequence ATGACAGATTGGATACAGCGCTGGAAAGACGGTGAAACGGGGTGGCATAAAGACACGCCGAACGATAAATTGGTGAAGTTTATAGATTGCTTGCAGTTAGAACGGGCAGCGACGGTGCTAGTGCCGTTGTGCGGCAAGAGTCAGGATATGGTGTATTTACTGGAACAGGGGTACAAAGTGATTGGCGTGGAGTTGAGTGAAGTGGCAGTCACTGCATTTTTTCAAGAAAATGCAATGCCTTATACGGTGCAAGAGGCGAATAATTTCACGGTTTATAATGCACGAAATATCCGTATTTTTTGTGGTGATTTTTTTAACCTTGATTCAGGGCATTTAGGGATGACAAGTGCACTCTATGATAGGGGTGCATTGATTGCTCTACCTGAGGATTTAAGGGTTAAATATGCACAACATTTATACGATATAATACCGAGCGGTTGCCGGATATTGTTGTTGACTTTAAATTATCCGCAATCGCAAATCAGTGGACCCCCTTTTGCCGTCGATGAAGCAGAGGTAAAATCACTGTTTGAATGGTTTGAGTGTCAGCAGTTAGAGTGTTTTAATGACATTAAAAATGAACCTAAGTATCTACACGCAGGTGTGGATTTTATTGAAAGAGCAACATATTGTTTGCATAAAGAGGAATAA
- a CDS encoding redoxin domain-containing protein, which yields MNIKRPSRKTLMQFMMVILAIFVIRMYQQQDLTVGMVPSFTSQTLNGDIVNSNPLPEQATLIHFWATWCGICQLENDNIQALSKDYKVLNIAMQSGTDAELKVYAEKHNMQINNIINDNSGSLARLFGVRATPSSFFINTKGRIQFVEVGYVTTFGYKIRLWWASL from the coding sequence ATGAATATCAAACGACCAAGCCGTAAAACACTCATGCAATTTATGATGGTTATTTTAGCCATTTTTGTCATTCGTATGTACCAACAACAAGATTTAACTGTGGGCATGGTGCCAAGTTTCACCTCTCAGACGCTCAACGGCGATATTGTCAATAGTAACCCCTTGCCCGAGCAAGCCACCCTTATCCATTTTTGGGCAACTTGGTGTGGCATCTGCCAATTGGAAAATGATAACATTCAAGCCCTTAGCAAAGACTATAAAGTCCTCAATATTGCGATGCAATCTGGCACCGACGCTGAACTTAAAGTCTACGCTGAAAAGCATAATATGCAAATTAACAACATCATCAACGACAACTCTGGCTCCTTAGCCCGATTATTTGGCGTTCGTGCAACCCCAAGTAGTTTTTTCATTAACACCAAAGGCAGAATTCAATTCGTTGAAGTTGGCTATGTTACCACTTTTGGTTACAAAATCAGACTTTGGTGGGCAAGTTTATAG
- a CDS encoding DEAD/DEAH box helicase, which yields MASAIEEIEKAIQQAIATGFRGRLLERGLARSMIWVDGELPDGSPNFAPRLSYDLLSYGYSLLSLAIRLTELNGNPEFARAAFEKAATAITDVIHNGNPDDPEKGFHKVLAASSYHLGRFSAKAFSLLNHNIENENLSRIEKMLSLLMLRQFAALETSVLAWKESGLGSDNSLAEKIDFEIDQLNGQLESEDRPEEYGIASIELPIIDLAITDNYYSAIYEFLFALEIGNIALLESAINRIENSLSITTELNMLPQWWVLRITKYLFRDLWESSFHTVLPVTPDQENSEDWALLRWLFIASLFKRNKAEIDLWPSQLEGARRAVNDVDDLVVSLPTSAGKTRIAELCILRCLSIGKRVLFITPLRALSAQTEASLRKTFLPLGKSVSSLYGSIGTSDFEQNVIKSKDIVVGTPEKLDFALRNDPSLIDDVGLVVLDEGHMIGLSEREISYEVQIQRLLKRDDAEQRRIVCLSAILPDGDQLEDFVGWLRRDKEGGAIQSLWRPTDLRFGEIVWQANTGRINFTIGEEKPFIPNYIHPFIPPVGRRSTPFPKNKKELTLAATWRLVQDNHTVLIYCPEKRSVNSFARDIIDLHKREALDSVLSVPLQQLDLAIVLGDEWLGDGHPIVECLKIGVAVHHGALPTPFRKEMEKLLREGILKVTVSSPTLAQGLNLSATAVIVYSLTRNKNIIDASEFKNVIGRAGRAFVDTHGLVLYPIFERHDWFRTQWRRLVEDTKARNMESGLALLVITLVSRIAQSIGNSDINGLLESDINGLLESDINGLLEYVLNNTQAWGFPNVANETTEQIKAQKIAWDKHIVSLDTALLSMLGEEDVSIIDIPNALDAILHSSLWQRSLNRHDEEKKGLKGLFDSVLAQRAKYIWNVTTTFQRKGYFLAGVGLDTGQRLDAISPQANVLLVNANGYISANEQQLAIARIIQLAELVFDIAPFTPRNLPDDWREILAVWLRGEILTEHEFNDINEALMFIEDGLIYRLPWGLEAIRVRAQANEDVIGDSATIDDYEVGLVVPAIENGTLNRSAALLMQAGFNSRKAAIHAVSSTNASFTTGVQLKAWLNSVEVFDLAIEPDWPTPETSNLWRDFIKEYDPKPETTWKLANSIISVVWINNYNPVAGRFVKLHNLKKGNTLILGSDGELIGSIANYRYKLLDGGIYRSSIHSDTSYIDVRYWGAEGSPFDYHV from the coding sequence ATGGCCTCGGCGATTGAAGAGATAGAAAAAGCTATTCAGCAGGCAATAGCTACAGGTTTCAGAGGGCGATTACTTGAGCGGGGGTTAGCGCGTTCAATGATTTGGGTTGATGGTGAATTACCTGATGGTTCACCAAACTTTGCGCCAAGACTTAGTTATGATCTCCTGTCCTACGGTTATTCACTGTTATCTCTTGCTATTCGCCTCACAGAATTGAATGGTAACCCTGAGTTTGCCCGTGCCGCGTTTGAAAAAGCTGCCACAGCAATAACAGACGTTATACATAATGGAAATCCTGATGATCCAGAGAAAGGCTTTCATAAGGTGTTGGCAGCATCAAGTTATCATTTAGGGCGATTTTCTGCTAAAGCATTTTCATTGCTCAATCATAATATTGAAAATGAAAATTTGAGTCGAATAGAGAAAATGCTATCGTTACTCATGTTAAGGCAATTTGCTGCGCTTGAAACTTCTGTATTAGCTTGGAAAGAATCAGGACTTGGCTCAGATAATTCCCTAGCTGAAAAGATAGACTTTGAAATTGACCAACTCAATGGACAACTTGAGTCAGAGGATCGCCCAGAAGAATATGGAATAGCATCAATTGAGTTACCTATAATTGATTTGGCAATAACTGATAATTATTATTCTGCAATTTATGAGTTTCTATTCGCACTAGAAATAGGGAACATTGCACTACTTGAAAGTGCTATTAATCGGATAGAAAATAGCTTGTCTATTACTACAGAGCTTAACATGCTACCGCAATGGTGGGTTTTGAGAATAACCAAATACCTATTTCGTGATCTTTGGGAGTCCAGCTTTCATACGGTTCTTCCTGTTACTCCTGATCAGGAAAATAGTGAAGATTGGGCACTACTACGCTGGCTATTTATTGCTTCATTATTCAAACGTAATAAAGCTGAGATTGATCTTTGGCCATCCCAGTTAGAGGGCGCTAGGCGAGCGGTTAATGATGTTGATGATCTTGTGGTTTCACTTCCAACTAGTGCGGGTAAAACGCGTATCGCAGAATTATGCATTCTTCGATGTTTATCTATTGGAAAGCGCGTGCTCTTTATTACGCCGCTCAGGGCGTTGTCCGCTCAGACAGAGGCATCACTTCGTAAAACGTTTCTACCGTTAGGTAAATCAGTTTCTTCGCTTTATGGCAGTATTGGAACAAGCGACTTTGAACAGAATGTCATAAAGTCAAAAGACATAGTAGTAGGGACGCCAGAAAAATTAGATTTTGCCTTAAGAAATGACCCTTCATTAATAGATGATGTTGGTCTCGTGGTTTTAGATGAAGGGCATATGATTGGTCTAAGCGAGCGGGAGATAAGTTATGAAGTGCAAATTCAGCGACTATTAAAACGAGATGATGCTGAGCAAAGAAGAATTGTTTGCCTTTCAGCTATATTACCTGATGGCGATCAGTTAGAAGATTTTGTTGGCTGGTTGCGACGAGATAAGGAAGGCGGTGCTATACAATCTTTATGGCGACCTACAGATTTAAGATTTGGTGAGATTGTTTGGCAAGCAAATACTGGACGAATTAATTTTACTATTGGTGAAGAGAAACCATTTATCCCTAATTATATTCACCCCTTTATTCCGCCAGTTGGTAGAAGAAGCACACCGTTTCCTAAAAATAAAAAAGAACTAACCTTGGCGGCGACTTGGAGGTTAGTTCAGGATAATCATACAGTCTTAATATATTGCCCAGAAAAACGGTCTGTTAATAGTTTTGCAAGAGATATTATAGATTTGCATAAGCGAGAGGCACTCGACTCAGTATTGTCTGTTCCGTTACAACAACTAGATTTAGCAATAGTGTTAGGAGATGAGTGGCTTGGTGATGGACATCCAATTGTTGAATGCTTAAAAATAGGTGTAGCTGTTCATCATGGCGCTCTTCCAACTCCTTTCAGGAAGGAAATGGAAAAGTTGTTACGCGAAGGTATTTTGAAAGTTACAGTTTCATCCCCCACCCTTGCTCAAGGTCTGAATCTATCTGCGACTGCCGTTATTGTTTATTCATTAACACGTAATAAAAATATAATAGATGCATCTGAATTTAAAAATGTGATTGGTCGAGCTGGTCGAGCTTTTGTTGATACACATGGGTTAGTCCTCTACCCAATATTTGAAAGACATGATTGGTTTCGGACTCAGTGGCGCAGGTTAGTAGAAGATACAAAGGCACGAAATATGGAGAGTGGTTTGGCTCTTCTTGTCATCACTCTTGTAAGTCGAATAGCTCAGAGTATAGGGAACTCAGATATTAATGGGCTTCTTGAGTCAGATATTAATGGGCTTCTTGAGTCAGATATTAATGGGCTTCTTGAGTATGTTTTAAACAATACTCAAGCATGGGGATTTCCTAATGTTGCTAATGAGACCACAGAACAGATCAAGGCGCAAAAAATTGCATGGGATAAGCATATAGTAAGCCTTGATACAGCTCTTCTAAGTATGTTAGGCGAGGAAGATGTTTCAATAATTGATATACCAAATGCACTTGATGCAATCCTTCATTCTTCACTATGGCAAAGAAGTTTAAATCGTCATGATGAAGAGAAAAAAGGACTAAAAGGACTGTTTGATTCCGTATTAGCTCAACGAGCTAAATACATATGGAATGTTACAACTACCTTTCAACGCAAAGGATACTTTCTTGCGGGAGTTGGGCTTGATACTGGTCAGAGGCTTGATGCTATATCTCCTCAAGCCAACGTATTGCTTGTAAATGCGAACGGATATATATCTGCCAATGAGCAACAGTTAGCAATAGCTAGAATAATACAGTTGGCTGAATTAGTTTTTGATATTGCACCTTTTACCCCGCGTAATTTACCTGATGACTGGAGAGAAATCTTGGCAGTTTGGTTAAGAGGCGAAATTCTCACAGAGCATGAATTTAATGATATCAACGAAGCTCTGATGTTTATAGAGGATGGCTTAATCTACCGTCTACCTTGGGGATTAGAAGCTATTAGAGTTCGTGCGCAAGCCAATGAAGATGTTATTGGTGATAGTGCAACAATAGATGATTATGAAGTTGGGCTGGTAGTTCCTGCTATAGAAAATGGGACTTTAAATAGAAGTGCCGCACTGTTGATGCAAGCTGGGTTTAACTCAAGAAAAGCTGCGATACATGCGGTCAGTTCAACAAACGCCTCTTTCACAACAGGCGTTCAATTAAAAGCATGGCTAAATTCTGTAGAGGTTTTTGACCTCGCTATTGAACCTGATTGGCCAACACCTGAAACTTCTAATTTATGGCGGGATTTTATAAAAGAGTATGATCCAAAACCGGAGACCACATGGAAATTGGCTAATTCAATAATATCTGTTGTTTGGATAAATAACTATAATCCCGTTGCTGGAAGATTTGTGAAGCTTCATAATCTTAAAAAAGGAAACACTCTAATACTAGGATCAGATGGTGAGCTAATAGGTAGTATTGCTAACTACCGATATAAATTACTCGACGGTGGCATTTATCGCTCTAGTATTCATAGTGATACCAGTTATATTGATGTGAGATATTGGGGGGCGGAAGGTAGCCCTTTTGATTATCATGTTTAA
- a CDS encoding cold-shock protein: MATMKGEVSKFGTKGYGFIVGDDGEQYFVHQKNVFNKSRLNTGTRVKFKAENSDKGWVANEVELDAHAKSSNPKSASKPMSDGMIKGLFSVLFIAQAVVVYKIFLS, from the coding sequence ATGGCTACAATGAAAGGTGAAGTAAGCAAGTTTGGCACGAAAGGATATGGTTTTATCGTTGGCGATGATGGTGAGCAGTATTTTGTGCATCAAAAGAATGTGTTTAATAAATCGCGCCTGAATACAGGTACGCGTGTGAAATTTAAGGCAGAAAACTCTGATAAAGGGTGGGTTGCGAATGAGGTTGAATTGGATGCTCATGCTAAATCATCTAATCCTAAATCAGCCTCTAAGCCGATGTCAGATGGTATGATTAAAGGGTTATTTTCGGTGTTGTTTATTGCGCAGGCTGTGGTTGTTTATAAAATATTTTTAAGTTAG
- a CDS encoding Hachiman antiphage defense system protein HamA: MLNITDKSVVSEHTQDRHSFKKVELKGAEFQNLIEELIDILPDYYIDPLSMASTLERLGKPAAAEKLRIKLPKVTKIRSGDIGEILTTDYIDEKTVFSVPIKKLRWKDHRNMAMRGDDVIGVLINQENQTIKFLKAEAKSNQSLSRNVLSKARDELDLDEGLPAPHALEFVAERLRDTGNQTLANLIEKAQLSDGIGNSQVEHLLFTFTASKPEKLQKEAFDDYSGNIKQSSVGFQVSNHQELIGSVYQGVLDGLGD; the protein is encoded by the coding sequence TTGTTAAATATAACTGATAAGTCAGTAGTTTCTGAACATACCCAAGATCGGCATTCATTTAAGAAGGTAGAACTCAAGGGAGCAGAATTCCAAAATCTTATTGAAGAACTCATAGATATTTTGCCTGATTATTATATAGACCCTTTATCAATGGCTAGCACTCTTGAGCGTTTAGGTAAGCCTGCTGCTGCGGAAAAGCTCAGAATAAAACTCCCCAAAGTAACAAAAATTCGCTCTGGCGATATTGGAGAAATTCTCACAACAGATTATATTGATGAAAAAACAGTATTTTCTGTACCAATAAAGAAATTGAGATGGAAAGATCACCGCAATATGGCAATGCGTGGTGATGATGTTATCGGGGTACTTATAAATCAAGAAAATCAAACAATAAAATTCCTCAAAGCCGAAGCTAAAAGCAATCAATCGTTAAGTCGTAATGTTTTGTCAAAGGCAAGGGATGAGCTTGATCTTGATGAGGGTCTACCAGCACCACATGCTCTTGAATTTGTGGCAGAAAGACTTAGAGACACAGGCAACCAAACTTTGGCAAACCTTATTGAAAAAGCACAGCTCTCTGATGGAATTGGTAATAGTCAAGTTGAGCACCTACTTTTTACCTTTACTGCATCGAAGCCTGAGAAACTTCAAAAAGAAGCATTTGATGATTATAGCGGTAATATAAAGCAGTCCTCTGTTGGTTTTCAAGTTAGTAATCACCAAGAGCTTATTGGAAGTGTTTATCAGGGAGTGCTAGATGGCCTCGGCGATTGA
- a CDS encoding transglycosylase SLT domain-containing protein: MKKFSLLLLPLLLSGCFSSPAIEVSNICTLMDEEVTWYQGVKASEKKYGAPAYVQLAIIYQESRFQSDAKPPRGKLFGVIPWARPSSSKGFAQATEGTWDWYQKSTKNYNRSRTNFVDAADFVGWYISQSNKRSGVSKTDAFNQYLAYHEGHGGFNRKTHLRKNWLIGVAKKVENNAKRYKKQLKQCRARLDKNRAWSFF; encoded by the coding sequence ATGAAGAAATTTTCGTTACTTTTATTGCCTTTGCTTCTATCGGGATGTTTCTCTTCGCCTGCGATTGAAGTCAGTAATATTTGCACCTTGATGGATGAAGAGGTAACTTGGTATCAAGGGGTGAAAGCCTCTGAGAAAAAATATGGCGCACCTGCGTATGTGCAGTTGGCTATTATTTATCAGGAGTCTCGTTTTCAGTCAGATGCAAAGCCGCCTAGAGGTAAATTATTCGGTGTCATTCCATGGGCCAGGCCGAGTAGCTCTAAAGGGTTTGCGCAGGCTACAGAAGGGACTTGGGATTGGTATCAAAAGAGCACAAAAAATTATAACAGGTCGCGTACTAATTTTGTAGATGCAGCGGATTTTGTTGGTTGGTATATCAGTCAATCTAACAAGCGTTCTGGTGTTAGTAAGACAGACGCTTTTAATCAATATTTGGCTTATCATGAGGGGCATGGTGGGTTTAATCGTAAGACTCATTTGCGTAAAAATTGGCTTATTGGGGTAGCTAAAAAGGTTGAAAATAACGCCAAACGCTATAAAAAACAACTCAAACAATGCAGAGCAAGATTGGATAAAAATAGAGCTTGGAGTTTCTTCTAA
- a CDS encoding transposase: MSLSINGIRSSQVSPNRGDEIGINVATLFAYPEAIRKAIYTTNAIESLNSVIRKSIKNRKIFNHDNSAFKVVFLAIEAASKKWTMPIRNWSQAMNQFIILHEDRLKDYV, encoded by the coding sequence ATGAGTTTGAGTATAAATGGGATACGCAGTTCCCAAGTATCGCCAAATCGTGGCGACGAAATTGGGATAAATGTTGCTACTCTATTTGCTTATCCTGAGGCAATCAGAAAGGCAATCTATACCACTAATGCCATTGAATCCTTAAACTCAGTGATTAGAAAATCTATCAAAAACAGAAAGATTTTTAATCATGATAACTCTGCTTTTAAAGTGGTCTTTTTAGCCATTGAAGCAGCCAGTAAGAAATGGACAATGCCAATACGAAATTGGTCACAAGCAATGAATCAGTTTATAATCCTACATGAGGATAGATTAAAGGATTATGTCTGA
- the ung gene encoding uracil-DNA glycosylase has product MGKFIGYHPQINALLETNSAGRLMAFLAQQKKSNKIIFPAQKNWFKAFELTPFNEVKVIILGQDPYHSEGQAQGLSFSVADGMKIPPSLRNIYQELELDLGIPANNSGNLKHWATQGVLLLNSVLTVEKNSPGSHANSGWIDFTDGVIHTLSEEKENLIFMLWGSYAQQKVELIDANKHLILTATHPSPFSAHKGFFGCKHFSKANDYLKIHKQKPIDW; this is encoded by the coding sequence GTGGGCAAGTTTATAGGCTACCATCCTCAAATAAATGCCCTACTGGAAACCAATTCAGCAGGACGATTAATGGCATTTTTAGCACAACAAAAGAAATCTAATAAAATCATTTTTCCCGCTCAAAAAAACTGGTTTAAAGCTTTTGAACTGACACCTTTCAACGAAGTCAAGGTTATCATCTTGGGTCAAGACCCTTATCACAGCGAAGGGCAAGCGCAAGGTCTTAGTTTCTCCGTTGCTGATGGCATGAAAATCCCGCCCTCTCTTAGAAACATTTACCAAGAATTAGAGTTAGATTTGGGCATCCCAGCTAATAACAGTGGCAATCTTAAACACTGGGCAACCCAAGGTGTGCTACTGCTAAATAGCGTCCTCACCGTAGAAAAAAACAGCCCTGGATCACACGCTAATAGCGGCTGGATTGATTTCACCGACGGCGTCATCCACACGCTCAGCGAAGAAAAAGAAAACCTTATTTTTATGCTTTGGGGCAGTTATGCCCAGCAAAAAGTTGAACTCATAGATGCTAATAAGCATTTAATTTTAACCGCAACCCATCCTTCCCCGTTTTCAGCGCACAAAGGATTTTTTGGTTGTAAACACTTTTCAAAAGCCAATGACTATCTTAAAATACACAAACAAAAACCCATTGATTGGTAA
- a CDS encoding Rieske (2Fe-2S) protein yields the protein MWVKVLDNTPKEGTMVEATVEDKKIFVTMNNGTLYAAENRCPHEDIELTLGCLKGNRVKCSLHGYSFDLTTGNSSEDDVDNMRTYAVKQENNEIYIQL from the coding sequence ATGTGGGTTAAAGTATTGGACAATACACCAAAAGAAGGCACAATGGTTGAGGCAACTGTCGAAGATAAAAAGATATTTGTAACGATGAATAACGGTACGCTGTATGCAGCTGAAAATCGCTGTCCACATGAAGATATTGAATTGACTTTAGGCTGCTTAAAGGGTAACCGTGTTAAGTGCTCTTTGCACGGATACAGTTTTGATTTAACCACGGGCAACAGTTCAGAGGACGATGTTGATAATATGCGAACTTACGCCGTCAAACAAGAAAATAACGAAATATACATACAATTATGA